One genomic segment of Musa acuminata AAA Group cultivar baxijiao chromosome BXJ3-3, Cavendish_Baxijiao_AAA, whole genome shotgun sequence includes these proteins:
- the LOC135586966 gene encoding SNF1-related protein kinase regulatory subunit beta-1-like: MERLGVHRKRLKRSKGKTKPIKVVYIANPVRVTTSAATFRSLVQKLTGRDADTAELDTTSCSSPSEPADDASTASAPASVASPDSGGSVPSEPSTSGGVRPDNSLVAPVEVFEEGFDAQMMGSFPGFISSILCYEPRVAGLEGFTQLLFRRLSTPTSRRRAQPRSQQKELGIHRVDKGEAMGNVSGRDEIEDGGDDDPSFRSRSDADPGSIHVSRIRSVDSAEGWPPESPGRSRSPLVFAPQIPVPPLPGATDAPRLFNQQWVNEPDQPLDGPFEKGIPTLITWNHGGNVVLVEGSWDNWTSRKHLQRSGKDHAILMVLPSGVYQYKFIVDGQLRYTPDLPFATDGMGSITNILDVHDYVPENVESISEFNLPPSPNSSYSWSFPTNEDFAKVPPAVPPQLHLTVLGMQNTDEASLKPQHVVLNHLFIEKGSSSQSMVALGLTHRFQSKYVTVVLYKPVNR; this comes from the exons ATGGAGAGACTCGGTGTCCACAGGAAGCGCCTCAAGCGATCCAAGGGGAAGACGAAGCCGATCAAGGTGGTGTACATAGCGAACCCAGTGAGGGTGACCACCAGCGCCGCCACGTTCCGTTCCCTCGTCCAGAAGCTCACCGGGCGGGACGCTGACACGGCCGAGCTCGACACGACGAGCTGCTCTTCACCGTCGGAGCCTGCAGATGATGCCTCGACGGCGTCTGCGCCGGCCTCGGTCGCGAGCCCCGACTCCGGTGGCTCGGTCCCGTCAGAGCCCAGCACGAGCGGCGGCGTGCGGCCGGATAACAGCCTGGTGGCTCCGGTGGAGGTGTTTGAAGAGGGCTTTGATGCACAGATGATGGGGAGCTTTCCTGGCTTCATATCTTCGATACTGTGTTATGAGCCTCGAGTCGCAGGACTCGAGGGTTTCACTCAA CTCCTTTTCCGCCGCCTCTCGACACCCACTTCCCGCCGGCGGGCGCAGCCGCGGTCGCAGCAAAAGGAGCTTGGAATCCATCGGGTGGACAAGGGGGAGGCGATGGGGAACGTGAGCGGGAGGGATGAGATCGAGGATGGTGGCGACGATGACCCCTCCTTCCGATCGAGGTCCGATGCCGATCCCGGCTCCATCCACGTCAGCCGAATTCGATCGGTCGATTCTGCTGAGGGCTGGCCGCCGGAGAGTCCCGGACGATCCCGATCGCCTCTCGTATTCGCCCCCCAG ATTCCTGTACCTCCCCTTCCAGGAGCTACTGATGCCCCTCGTTTATTTAATCAACAATGGGTGAATGAGCCTGATCAACCTTTGGATGGTCCCTTTGAAAAGGGAATCCCAACATTGATAACATGGAACCATGGAGGAAACGTGGTCTTGGTAGAAGGATCATGGGATAACTGGACCTCAAG GAAGCATTTACAGAGATCGGGCAAGGACCATGCTATTTTGATGGTTCTCCCTTCTGGAGTTTACCAATACAAGTTCATTGTGGATGGCCAATTAAGATATACTCCTGATCTTCCTTTTGCAACCGATGGAATGGGGAGTATCACTAATATACTTGATGTTCAT gaTTATGTACCTGAAAATGTGGAGAGCATTTCTGAGTTTAACTTGCCACCATCTCCAAACTCCAGCTACAGTTGGTCGTTTCCAACGAATGAGGATTTCGCCAAAGTGCCACCAGCTGTGCCACCGCAGCTTCACCTTACCGTACTTGGGATGCAGAATACCGATGAAGCCTCACTGAAGCCTCAGCATGTGGTTCTCAACCACCTCTTCATAGAGAAGGGATCCTCCTCCCAATCAATGGTGGCACTTGGCCTGACGCACAGGTTTCAGTCCAAGTATGTGACTGTTGTCCTCTACAAACCCGTGAACAGGTGA
- the LOC103977748 gene encoding calmodulin-1: protein MAEQLTDDQIAEFKEAFSLFDKDGDGCITTKELGTVMRSLGQNPTEAELQDMINEVDADGNGTIDFPEFLNLMARKMKDTDSEEELKEAFRVFDKDQNGFISAAELRHVMTNLGEKLTDEEVDEMIREADVDGDGQINYEEFVKVMMAK, encoded by the exons ATGGCGGAGCAGCTCACGGACGACCAGATCGCTGAGTTCAAGGAGGCCTTTAGCTTGTTCGACAAGGATGGCGATG GTTGTATTACGACCAAGGAGCTTGGGACTGTGATGCGCTCTTTGGGTCAGAACCCTACAGAAGCAGAGCTGCAAGACATGATAAATGAGGTTGATGCTGATGGCAATGGTACTATTGACTTCCCAGAGTTTCTTAACTTGATGGCTCGCAAGATGAAGGATACCGATTCAGAAGAGGAGCTCAAGGAGGCCTTCCGAGTCTTTGACAAAGACcagaatggctttatctccgctgCTGAACTTCGCCATGTCATGACCAACCTAGGAGAAAAGCTCACAGATGAGGAAGTCGATGAAATGATCCGCGAAGCCGATGTCGATGGTGATGGCCAGATCAACTATGAGGAATTTGTCAAAGTCATGATGGCCAAGTGA
- the LOC135634062 gene encoding probable protein arginine N-methyltransferase 3 yields METKRVEEYERDEEEEEDEEQMEEEWDDWQSEEEEESSSRCLCLFCSSRFGSAEILFDHCRSEHSFDFHHVVRELGLDFYGSFKLINYVRSRVAENKCWCCGLTLQCSRDLQNHLHPASNFEQDGKFFWEDDLYLKPYMVDDPLLHSFAGDEDEEEDPPAVDEETMRELMTSEELPKLCNDGQSMINGDSPMSDVFKDTGNTEASLDSMDKISQGMMTNGMILRPCDQKLKDKQLRVSLANVVARKIKNVNEKYFGSYGSFGIHREMLSDKVRTDAYRGALLNNPSLINGATVLDVGCGTGILSLFAAQGGASKVIAVEASSKMAAVATQIARDNGLLSEDSMKGEEQHSGVINVVQCMVEELDKYIYIPPNSVDVLVSEWMGYCLLYESMLSSVLYARDRWLKPDGAILPDTATLFAAGFGRGGTSIPFWENVYGFNMSCISKEVMEDASCVPIVDAIDSRDIMTESEVIHSIDLATMKIDEMDFTAIFELKLRTDPANNATSRTCPCYGIVLWFDTGFTNRFCKEMPTILSTSPYTPWTHWSQTILTFREPITMTSSDAFVSTTAAVGTEESPAVRIRARVSIARSSEHRSIDISLEISGISSDDRKHSWPVQIFSL; encoded by the exons ATGGAGACCAAACGAGTAGAAGAATACGAAAGggacgaagaggaagaggaggatgaggagcagATGGAAGAAGAATGGGATGACTGGcagtcggaggaggaggaggaatcttCCTCCCGTTGCCTCTGCTTGTTCTGTAGCTCGAGATTTGGCTCCGCGGAGATTTTGTTCGACCACTGCCGATCCGAGCACTCCTTTGATTTCCACCACGTTGTTCGTGAGTTGGGCTTAGATTTCTATGGCTCCTTCAAGCTTATCAACTATGTGAGGTCTCGG GTTGCAGAAAACAAATGTTGGTGTTGCGGACTTACCTTACAGTGTAGCAGAGATCTTCAGAACCATTTACATCCAGCTTCTAATTTTGAACAGGATGGAAAATTTTTCTGGGAGGATGACTTGTATTTAAAACCATATATGGTAGATGATCCACTTCTGCATAGTTTTGCTggtgatgaagatgaggaagaagatCCTCCTGCAGTAGATGAAGAAACGATGAGAGAGCTAATGACCAGTGAGGAACTACCCAAACTTTGTAATGATGGTCAAAGCATGATAAATGGTGATTCTCCCATGTCTGATGTTTTTAAGGACACTGGAAATACAGAGGCATCTCTAGACAGCATGGATAAAATTTCTCAGGGAATGATGACCAACGGCATGATTCTTAGGCCGTGTGATCAGAAGCTGAAAGATAAGCAATTAAGGGTGTCTCTTGCAAATGTTGTTGCaaggaaaataaaaaatgtaaatgaGAAGTACTTTGGTTCTTATGGCTCTTTTGGTATACATAGGGAGATGCTTAGTGACAAG GTAAGAACGGATGCTTATAGAGGAGCACTTTTAAATAACCCATCTCTTATTAACGGAGCTACTGTTTTGGATGTTGGTTGCGGCACAGGAATCTTAAG TCTTTTTGCAGCTCAGGGTGGGGCGTCAAAGGTAATTGCTGTTGAAGCAAGCTCGAAGATGGCTGCTGTCGCAACTCAG ATAGCTAGGGATAATGGCCTATTGTCAGAGGACAGCATGAAAGGTGAAGAGCAGCATTCTGGAGTAATAAATGTGGTGCAATGTATGGTTGAAGAGCttgacaaatacatatatattccACCTAATAGTGTTGATGTACTAGTCAGCGAGTGGATGGGTTATTGCCTATTATATGAATCCATGCTCAGTTCAGTTCTCTATGCACGTGATAGATGGTTGAAGCCTGATGGTGCCATTCTCCCAGATACTGCAACCTTA TTTGCAGCTGGATTTGGAAGAGGTGGAACAAGCATTCCTTTCTGGGAAAATGTATATGGTTTTAACATGTCTTGCATTAGCAAGGAAGTTATGGAGGATGCTTCCTGTGTTCCTATTGTCGATGCAATAGACAGTCGGGATATCATGACGGAATCAGAAGTTATCCAT TCCATTGATCTGGCCACCATGAAGATAGATGAGATGGATTTCACAGCAATCTTCGAGTTGAAACTGAGAACAGATCCTGCTAACAATGCAACATCTAGAACATGTCCTTGCTATGGGATTGTGCTGTGGTTTGATACTGGTTTCACCAACAGATTCTGCAAGGAGATGCCTACCATTCTCTCTACTTCACCTTACACTCCATGGACTCACTGGTCTCAGACCATCTTGACATTTCGAGAACCAATCACTATGACATCTTCTGATGCTTTTGTCAGCACTACGGCAGCAGTTGGCACAGAAGAGAGCCCCGCTGTTAGGATCAGAGCCCGCGTCAGCATTGCTCGGTCCTCAGAACACCGCAGCATAGACATATCACTGGAGATTTCAGGCATCAGCTCGGATGACCGGAAGCACAGTTGGCCAGTTCAAATCTTCAGTTTGTGA
- the LOC135634065 gene encoding uncharacterized protein LOC135634065 codes for MTSGRNPVEGEGGGRELKRQMLMLYAACSQRLSSSLMATKPQRLHQIASGASILGSGKKPRAMTTSTATSDSPMREEFAKYTDYLNQLNDKRERVVKASRDVTMNSKKVIFQVHRMSKGNREDVLAKAENDLAAVTDQYMSKLVKELDGTDFWKLRRAYTFAVQEYVEAATLCRFCKAGTLLNLAEINASLLSLSDESLEPLQINVLDYLLGLADLTGELMRLAIGRISDGEVEYAEKICRFVRDIYRELTLLVPLMDDNFEMKKKMDTMLQSLVKIENACFSVHVRGSEYIPLLGSSDPNYSFLGLPDLES; via the exons ATGACCAGCGGCCGAAACCCCGTAGAGGGCGAGGGCGGTGGGCGTGAGCTTAAGCGACAGATGTTGATGTTGTATGCCGCTTGCAGCCAGCGGTTATCCTCTTCTCTCATGGCCACCAAACCTCAACGCCTCCATCAGA TTGCTAGCGGCGCGTCGATCCTGGGTTCCGGAAAGAAGCCGAGGGCGATGACGACGTCGACGGCAACATCTGACTCGCCCATGAGGGAGGAGTTCGCCAAATACACCGATTACCTCAACCAGCTG AATGACAAACGGGAGAGAGTTGTCAAGGCTAGTCGTGATGTGACAATGAACAGCAAAAAGGTCATATTTCAGGTGCATAG AATGAGTAAAGGCAATAGAGAAGATGTGTTGGCGAAGGCAGAAAATGATCTTGCTGCTGTGACTGATCAATATATGTCAAAACTAGTGAAGGAGTTGGATGGGACTGATTTTTGGAAGCTTAGACGTGCCTATACATTTGCT GTCCAAGAGTATGTTGAAGCTGCAACACTTTGTAGATTTTGCAAGGCTGGAACACTACTTAATCTTGCTGAGATTAATGCTTCTTTGCTTTCTCTTAGTGACGAGTCTCTTGAGCCTTTACAAATAAATGTTCTCGACTACCTCCTGGGG CTTGCAGATTTGACTGGGGAGCTTATGAGACTAGCCATTGGTCGTATTTCAGATGGAGAGGTTGAATATGCTGAGAAGATTTGTAGATTTGTACGGGACATATACAGGGAGTTAACCCTTCTTGTACCTCTTATGGATGATAACTTCGAGATGAAGAAGAAAATGGATACAATGCTTCAAAGCCTAGTGAAGATTGAAAATG ctTGCTTCAGCGTTCATGTTAGGGGGTCAGAGTATATTCCTTTGCTTGGAAGTTCTGATCCAAATTACTCCTTCTTGGGTTTGCCAGATCTGGAATCATGA